Proteins encoded by one window of Candidatus Peregrinibacteria bacterium:
- the guaA gene encoding glutamine-hydrolyzing GMP synthase, producing the protein MPSIAVLDFGAQYAHLIANRIRRLHAHSEIFPNDISAEKLQSKNIGGIILSGGPMSVFEENSPQVDPKIFELGIPVLGVCYGHQLIGYALGGKVVGGKVKEFGKSEFTPLKKEGIFQNFPDVSIAWMSHGDEIVELPKGFEIAGKTDDCAIAAMADFRKNIYGVQFHPEVTHTEWGMLLYKNFIHICGLENTWKIEDFLESEIAKIREQAEGKKVFLLTSGGVDSSVTFALLEKALGKNRVYGLFVDHGLLRKNEVKEVEEMLASAGFANLHVAREADRFLRNLKGVTDPEQKRKIIGNTFLDVQAEVSEKLNLNPDEWILGQGTIYPDTIESGGTRHASKIKTHHNRVERIQKLIEEGKIIEPVKDLYKDEVREVGRKLGLSEKIVARHPFPGPGLGVRILCVEKEDPLPNAEKIEQEIETKFPEISVQILPIKSVGVQGDARTYRHPLAIFPKKELSWKELDNIATAIPNAWREVNRVILCISHSHRLENPVVQKSSLTKNRIEIAQEADAIVRKILDEESFDGKDRIWQFPVVLVPVSFGEGESIILRPIESTEAMTASFARMPMEVVQRMSNRILEITNYELRITDNNQPESANPLREPEGSSEPRTAYSRRISAVFFDITNKPPGTIEWE; encoded by the coding sequence TTGCCTTCCATCGCAGTTCTCGACTTCGGCGCTCAGTATGCACACCTCATTGCAAATCGTATTCGCCGTCTTCATGCGCATTCAGAAATTTTTCCGAATGATATTTCTGCGGAAAAATTACAATCAAAAAATATTGGAGGAATTATTCTTTCCGGTGGTCCCATGAGTGTGTTTGAAGAGAATTCTCCACAAGTTGATCCGAAGATTTTTGAGCTCGGAATTCCTGTTCTTGGTGTATGTTATGGACATCAGCTCATTGGATACGCGCTCGGCGGAAAAGTTGTCGGAGGAAAAGTAAAAGAATTTGGAAAAAGCGAATTTACTCCGCTCAAAAAAGAAGGGATTTTTCAAAATTTTCCAGATGTTTCTATCGCATGGATGAGCCATGGAGATGAAATCGTCGAGCTTCCAAAAGGATTTGAAATTGCGGGAAAAACGGATGATTGCGCCATTGCGGCAATGGCAGATTTTAGGAAAAATATTTATGGAGTTCAATTTCATCCAGAAGTAACACATACGGAATGGGGAATGCTCCTCTATAAAAATTTTATTCACATTTGCGGACTTGAAAATACCTGGAAAATTGAAGATTTCCTCGAATCAGAAATCGCAAAAATTCGTGAGCAAGCAGAAGGGAAAAAAGTATTTTTGCTTACTTCTGGAGGAGTCGATTCAAGTGTAACTTTCGCGCTTCTCGAAAAAGCGCTCGGGAAAAATCGCGTATACGGACTTTTTGTCGATCACGGACTTCTCCGAAAAAATGAAGTAAAAGAAGTTGAAGAAATGCTCGCTTCTGCAGGGTTTGCGAATCTTCACGTCGCTCGTGAAGCGGATCGATTTCTTCGAAATTTGAAAGGAGTGACCGATCCAGAACAGAAACGAAAAATTATCGGAAATACATTTCTCGATGTGCAGGCAGAAGTTTCAGAAAAGCTGAATTTGAATCCCGATGAATGGATTCTCGGACAAGGAACAATTTATCCCGACACGATTGAAAGCGGAGGAACTCGTCATGCGTCAAAAATTAAAACGCATCATAATCGCGTGGAGCGAATTCAAAAACTGATCGAAGAAGGAAAAATTATTGAACCGGTGAAAGATTTGTACAAAGATGAAGTCAGGGAAGTCGGACGAAAACTGGGGCTTTCGGAAAAAATAGTCGCGCGCCATCCTTTTCCAGGACCAGGACTTGGCGTCAGGATTCTCTGCGTTGAAAAAGAGGATCCTCTTCCAAATGCGGAAAAAATCGAACAAGAAATCGAAACAAAATTTCCAGAAATTTCAGTACAAATTCTTCCGATAAAATCCGTCGGTGTACAAGGTGATGCGAGAACATACCGTCATCCGCTGGCAATTTTTCCGAAGAAAGAATTGTCGTGGAAAGAACTCGATAATATTGCGACGGCGATTCCAAACGCGTGGCGTGAAGTGAATCGAGTTATTTTGTGTATTTCTCATTCTCATCGACTCGAAAATCCCGTTGTTCAGAAATCGTCTCTCACAAAAAATAGAATCGAAATCGCGCAAGAAGCCGATGCAATCGTTCGGAAAATTCTTGATGAAGAAAGTTTCGACGGAAAAGATCGAATTTGGCAGTTTCCCGTTGTTCTTGTTCCTGTTTCTTTTGGAGAAGGGGAATCGATTATTCTCCGTCCGATCGAAAGTACTGAAGCGATGACGGCGTCGTTCGCCAGGATGCCAATGGAAGTTGTTCAGCGGATGAGCAATAGGATTTTAGAAATTACGAATTACGAATTACGAATTACGGATAATAATCAACCGGAAAGCGCGAATCCTCTTCGAGAGCCTGAGGGCTCCTCAGAGCCTCGAACGGCCTATTCGCGCCGAATTTCTGCGGTCTTTTTCGACATTACGAATAAACCGCCGGGAACGATTGAATGGGAATAG
- a CDS encoding MFS transporter encodes MNFQKEKLIIVLTVLIDVIGIGIIIPILPFYVESFGVSEFVVTLLFSVFSFFAFFSAPLLGALSDKFGRRPMLLLSLLSTSIGWFVFASAHSVLFLFLGRIIDGMAAGNLPIAQGYLIDIAKDERERTNNLGIIGAAFGIGFIVGPAIGAALSHIHPVLPFWFVGGLAMANVIGAFFFLPESHLQKDHAKKIALNPVGPIIKALKDTSLKSRYTAWFLFGIAIAAIQSIFALYLKSAFRADAKFIGFVATLMGILMVINQAILLPRFWLKRFSESFLEIWLFLIYAGVFLLLSVPILPIFVAGLLLNVFFQSTLRIAISSQVAGMAGQHRRGEVLGILSSILSLAMIIGPILSGILFEISLSLPFFMSSLSLLCAFFLMKYCGKHPSMKKQIKEGEVPQAL; translated from the coding sequence ATGAATTTCCAAAAAGAAAAATTAATTATTGTTCTTACCGTTCTTATTGATGTTATTGGAATTGGGATTATTATTCCGATTCTCCCGTTTTATGTTGAAAGTTTCGGCGTCTCTGAATTTGTTGTTACGCTTCTTTTCTCTGTATTTTCTTTTTTTGCGTTTTTTAGCGCTCCGCTCCTCGGAGCACTCTCTGATAAATTTGGTCGAAGACCAATGCTCCTCTTGAGTCTCCTCAGCACTTCGATTGGATGGTTTGTTTTTGCATCGGCGCACAGTGTCCTTTTTCTCTTTCTCGGAAGAATCATTGATGGAATGGCAGCGGGAAATCTTCCCATCGCTCAGGGATACCTCATTGATATCGCGAAAGATGAACGAGAGAGAACAAATAATTTGGGAATTATTGGCGCGGCGTTTGGAATAGGATTTATCGTGGGCCCAGCTATTGGTGCAGCACTGAGTCACATTCATCCCGTCCTTCCTTTTTGGTTCGTTGGCGGACTCGCAATGGCCAACGTTATCGGAGCGTTTTTCTTTCTTCCGGAAAGCCATCTTCAGAAAGATCATGCAAAAAAAATTGCATTAAATCCAGTGGGACCGATTATAAAAGCCCTAAAAGATACGTCTTTGAAATCGCGATATACCGCATGGTTTCTTTTTGGAATTGCCATCGCGGCAATTCAATCGATTTTTGCCTTGTATCTCAAATCGGCATTTAGAGCTGATGCAAAATTTATCGGTTTTGTAGCGACTCTTATGGGAATTTTAATGGTCATCAATCAGGCGATTCTTCTCCCAAGATTTTGGCTGAAAAGATTTTCAGAATCTTTTTTAGAAATTTGGCTTTTTCTCATTTACGCTGGTGTATTTCTCCTTCTTTCCGTGCCAATTCTTCCCATTTTTGTGGCGGGATTACTCCTCAATGTTTTTTTCCAATCAACTCTTCGCATCGCAATTTCGAGTCAAGTCGCCGGAATGGCAGGTCAACACAGGCGAGGAGAAGTCCTTGGCATTCTTTCTTCCATCCTTTCCCTCGCGATGATTATAGGACCAATACTTTCGGGAATTCTTTTTGAAATATCACTTTCTCTTCCATTTTTCATGAGCTCTCTCTCACTTCTTTGCGCATTTTTTCTCATGAAATACTGCGGAAAACATCCCTCCATGAAAAAACAAATTAAAGAAGGGGAAGTTCCTCAAGCGCTTTAG
- the mutS gene encoding DNA mismatch repair protein MutS, with protein sequence MAPLSDLTSLLEKALDENAPFQISDGGVIRDGYDAEIDEYRNLRQHGKEYLAKLQNEEIQKTGIQTLKIKSNNVFGYFFEVPKGQIKNVPEYFIRKQTLVNAERYITPELKEYEEKVFSAETKLLQKEQEIFTKLQKKALEYTAEIQKIASAIGELDLLFSFAKTANRRRYTKPKFSGTKKLRILRGRHPVVESMQENEGSDRFVPNDLEMGGGSNSATFCLVTGPNMAGKSTFLRQNALLILMAHMGSFVPAEEAEIPIVDRIFTRIGSGDILSKGQSTFLVEMQEASHILRNATENSFIILDEIGRGTSTFDGLSLAWAITEDLESRKIKTLFATHYHELIDLVESLKKGKNLSVAVLENDQGVTFLHRIIEGGASKSFGIEVARLAGIPEKITERAKEILQKLEDEEIVLEPKSRRVRKKKNDEHQQKLFPAISTPEKKSGSEIEKVLKTIDINHLTPMEALQKLFELKKNIEENDE encoded by the coding sequence ATGGCTCCCCTCTCAGATCTTACTTCACTCCTCGAAAAAGCGCTTGATGAAAACGCTCCTTTCCAAATTTCTGATGGCGGAGTGATTCGTGACGGATATGACGCAGAAATCGACGAATACCGAAATCTGAGACAGCACGGAAAAGAATATCTCGCAAAATTGCAGAATGAAGAAATTCAAAAAACGGGAATTCAAACTCTCAAAATAAAATCGAATAATGTTTTTGGATATTTTTTTGAAGTCCCGAAAGGACAAATTAAAAATGTTCCCGAATATTTTATTCGGAAGCAAACACTCGTAAATGCGGAGAGGTACATTACTCCCGAGCTCAAAGAATATGAAGAAAAAGTCTTTTCTGCTGAGACAAAACTTTTACAGAAAGAACAGGAAATTTTTACAAAACTTCAAAAGAAGGCACTCGAATACACTGCAGAAATACAAAAAATTGCATCGGCAATTGGAGAACTTGATCTTCTTTTTTCATTTGCGAAAACGGCGAATCGAAGAAGATATACCAAGCCAAAATTTTCTGGAACAAAAAAACTCCGAATTTTGCGCGGACGACATCCGGTAGTTGAGTCGATGCAGGAAAATGAAGGAAGTGATCGATTTGTTCCGAATGATTTAGAAATGGGAGGAGGTTCGAATAGCGCAACGTTCTGCCTCGTAACGGGACCAAACATGGCGGGAAAATCAACATTTCTTCGGCAGAATGCTCTTCTCATTCTCATGGCGCACATGGGCAGTTTTGTTCCCGCCGAAGAAGCCGAAATTCCCATCGTGGATAGAATTTTCACTCGCATTGGGTCCGGCGATATTCTCTCCAAAGGACAATCGACATTTTTGGTGGAGATGCAAGAAGCGTCTCATATTTTACGAAATGCCACGGAAAACTCTTTTATCATTCTCGATGAAATTGGAAGAGGAACATCGACATTTGATGGACTTTCTCTCGCATGGGCGATTACGGAAGATTTGGAGTCGAGAAAAATTAAAACGCTTTTCGCGACGCATTATCATGAACTTATTGATCTTGTGGAGAGTCTCAAAAAAGGAAAAAATCTTTCCGTTGCTGTTTTGGAAAATGATCAAGGTGTTACGTTTCTTCATCGTATTATCGAAGGCGGAGCATCAAAAAGTTTTGGGATTGAAGTCGCCCGTCTCGCGGGAATTCCAGAGAAAATTACTGAGCGTGCGAAGGAAATACTTCAAAAATTGGAAGATGAAGAAATTGTGCTTGAGCCAAAAAGTCGAAGAGTACGAAAGAAAAAAAATGATGAGCATCAGCAAAAACTTTTTCCAGCAATTTCAACACCTGAAAAAAAATCTGGATCTGAAATTGAGAAAGTCTTAAAAACAATTGATATCAACCATCTGACTCCAATGGAAGCGCTTCAAAAACTCTTTGAACTGAAAAAAAATATTGAAGAAAATGATGAATAA
- a CDS encoding site-2 protease family protein: MDFSLPELALWILAFAISVSFHEAAHATVANLFGDPTAKYEGRITLNPLKHIDVMGLLFLIFARFGWAKPVPVNPRNFTRPRFHMALVAIAGPLSNFCLAYFFLLFATFSEKSLPPIFTYISSSLFFINVFLGSFNLLPLKPLDGESVLSLFIPRKFREQYEYFAMHGPFLLFGILGLGFFFHVNLLMFILLPIVNYVSTILEFFVFF, translated from the coding sequence ATGGATTTTAGTCTCCCCGAACTCGCTCTCTGGATTCTTGCTTTTGCGATTTCAGTTTCATTCCATGAGGCCGCTCACGCGACTGTGGCGAACTTGTTCGGTGATCCTACCGCAAAATATGAGGGGCGAATTACTTTGAATCCCCTGAAGCATATTGATGTTATGGGTCTTCTTTTCCTCATTTTCGCACGATTTGGATGGGCGAAACCAGTTCCAGTGAATCCTCGAAATTTTACTCGTCCGAGATTTCACATGGCACTTGTGGCAATAGCCGGTCCGCTTTCTAACTTTTGCCTCGCATATTTTTTTCTTCTTTTTGCAACATTTTCCGAAAAATCTCTTCCTCCGATTTTTACATACATCTCAAGTTCACTCTTCTTTATAAACGTTTTTTTGGGATCATTTAACCTTCTTCCCCTGAAGCCGCTTGATGGAGAAAGTGTGCTTTCACTCTTTATTCCCAGAAAATTTCGGGAGCAATATGAATATTTTGCCATGCACGGACCGTTCCTTCTTTTTGGAATACTCGGACTTGGATTTTTCTTTCATGTGAATCTTCTGATGTTTATTTTATTGCCAATCGTAAATTACGTTTCGACAATATTGGAATTTTTTGTGTTTTTTTAG
- the rpmB gene encoding 50S ribosomal protein L28 — protein MAKICHFTGKKPSSGHNVSHSVRRTNRRFLPNLHWKRVYDPIKKMLVRVRISTNAMRTLSKPMTKRDQARMTKKMEKKAVAESSK, from the coding sequence ATGGCGAAAATATGTCATTTTACGGGGAAAAAACCTTCATCTGGGCATAATGTGTCCCATTCCGTACGTCGAACAAATCGAAGATTCCTTCCAAATCTTCACTGGAAACGCGTTTATGATCCCATCAAGAAAATGCTTGTTCGTGTGCGTATTTCCACGAATGCAATGAGAACGCTTTCGAAGCCAATGACGAAACGTGATCAAGCGAGGATGACGAAGAAAATGGAGAAGAAAGCAGTAGCGGAAAGTAGTAAGTAG
- a CDS encoding phosphoribosylaminoimidazolesuccinocarboxamide synthase has translation MTVSQDFILQNLTNVIEKTDFPLGKKIYQGKVRDTYEINGKRVLITTDRQSAFDRILASIPFKGQVLNRISAFWFGKTKDIIENHLIAVPDANVSVVKKATVLPIEMVVRGYITGTTSTSAWVNYNKGVRDFCGVRLPEGLKKNQKFEHPIITPTTKTEAHDEKISPKEIVERGIMTEDDWDFVADKALRLFQRGSEISAKNGFILVDTKYEFGKDSEGNIILIDEIHTPDSSRYWKVSTYEERFSKGEEPETFDKEFLRLWFVEHCDPYNDKVLPDAPQDLVVKLSEKYMQAFETITGEEFVPEMGGVTRIEENLKKYFEE, from the coding sequence ATGACCGTTTCTCAAGATTTTATTCTTCAAAATCTCACAAATGTCATTGAAAAAACAGATTTCCCGCTCGGAAAAAAGATTTATCAGGGAAAAGTTCGCGATACATACGAAATCAATGGAAAAAGAGTCCTCATAACGACCGATCGCCAGAGCGCTTTTGACCGCATTCTTGCCTCAATTCCTTTTAAGGGGCAAGTTTTAAATCGCATTTCTGCGTTTTGGTTTGGAAAAACAAAGGACATTATCGAAAATCATCTGATTGCTGTTCCTGATGCGAATGTCTCTGTGGTCAAAAAAGCGACAGTGCTTCCTATTGAAATGGTCGTTCGCGGATATATTACGGGGACAACTTCAACTTCCGCATGGGTAAATTATAATAAAGGAGTCCGAGATTTTTGTGGAGTTCGGCTTCCTGAAGGTCTCAAAAAAAATCAGAAATTTGAACATCCCATCATTACTCCGACGACAAAAACAGAGGCTCACGATGAGAAAATATCACCAAAAGAAATTGTAGAACGGGGGATTATGACTGAAGATGATTGGGATTTTGTCGCGGATAAAGCCTTACGACTTTTTCAAAGAGGTTCAGAAATTTCCGCAAAAAACGGATTTATTCTTGTCGATACAAAGTATGAATTCGGAAAAGATTCAGAAGGGAATATCATTCTCATTGACGAGATCCATACGCCAGATTCATCGCGTTATTGGAAGGTCTCCACATACGAAGAACGATTTTCTAAAGGCGAAGAACCAGAGACATTCGATAAAGAATTTTTACGTCTCTGGTTTGTAGAACACTGCGATCCGTATAATGACAAAGTTCTTCCCGATGCTCCTCAGGATCTCGTGGTCAAACTTTCGGAAAAATACATGCAGGCGTTTGAAACGATTACAGGAGAAGAATTTGTTCCAGAAATGGGAGGAGTCACAAGGATTGAGGAAAATTTGAAGAAATATTTTGAAGAATAA
- a CDS encoding sodium-translocating pyrophosphatase, with the protein MNTIWIAHGIAFLALLYAAFITMNVLKFDAGTEKMQSISASIREGAMAYMNRQFKTISVFALLLFLIIWFGLGMYIAGSFLIGAIFSGIAGYVGMNVSVRANVRTAAAAKKGLGEALKVAFKGGSVTGLSVVGLALFGVTGLYGLFYKMGVPVSEIPHLLIGFGFGASLISLFARLGGGIFTKAADVGADLVGKIEAGIPEDDPRNPATIADNVGDNVGDCAGMGADLFETYAVTLIAAMILAVAEGPTGAGAIQYLLYPVALGAVAVVATMIGINFVRTEKKEEIMKALYKGMAVAQILSLIGFYFVSDYMLSGANEKNLFLATVVGAVITVLIIIVTEYYTSTSYRPVRSVAKASETGAGTNLIIGLSAGMESTILIVLIIVAGIIASYAFGGLYGIAIAAVSMLSTTGMVIAMDTYGPITDNAGGIAEMSELSSDVRDVTDALDAVGNTTKAVTKGYAIGSAALAALVLFQDYNGALINSGKEVLFDLTDYLVIVGLFLGGLIPYAFSAVAMKAVGKAAHSVVEEVRRQFKEIPGIMEGKNKPDYRQCVDIVTKAALKEMIVPALIAVLSPLIVGFVFGPKTLGGLLIGVIVSGLLMAVSMANGGATWDNAKKYIEKGNFGGKGSPAHKAAVVGDTVGDPYKDTAGPALNALIKVINTIALLIAGSVAAYGGIL; encoded by the coding sequence ATGAATACGATCTGGATTGCCCATGGCATCGCATTTCTTGCACTTTTGTATGCTGCATTCATTACGATGAATGTGCTCAAATTTGATGCTGGAACTGAAAAAATGCAGAGCATTTCTGCGTCCATTCGCGAGGGAGCAATGGCATACATGAATCGTCAATTTAAGACAATTTCTGTCTTTGCTCTTCTCCTCTTTCTTATTATTTGGTTTGGACTTGGAATGTATATAGCAGGTTCATTCCTCATCGGTGCAATTTTTTCAGGAATTGCCGGATATGTGGGCATGAATGTTTCCGTAAGAGCAAATGTAAGAACAGCTGCTGCAGCAAAAAAAGGACTCGGAGAAGCGCTGAAAGTCGCTTTTAAAGGCGGTTCGGTGACAGGACTTTCCGTGGTAGGACTTGCGCTTTTTGGCGTTACCGGTCTTTACGGTCTTTTTTATAAAATGGGGGTTCCCGTCTCAGAAATTCCGCACCTCCTCATTGGATTTGGATTTGGTGCCTCGCTTATTTCTCTCTTTGCGAGACTTGGAGGAGGAATTTTTACAAAAGCGGCAGATGTGGGTGCAGATCTTGTCGGAAAAATAGAAGCGGGAATTCCAGAAGATGATCCGAGAAATCCCGCGACAATTGCGGATAATGTGGGAGATAATGTGGGAGATTGCGCCGGAATGGGAGCTGATCTTTTTGAAACATATGCGGTAACGCTCATCGCGGCAATGATTCTCGCAGTTGCAGAAGGACCAACGGGAGCTGGCGCGATTCAATATCTTCTGTATCCCGTTGCTCTTGGAGCTGTCGCTGTTGTCGCCACTATGATCGGGATTAATTTTGTGAGGACAGAAAAAAAAGAGGAAATCATGAAAGCACTTTACAAAGGAATGGCAGTTGCCCAAATTCTCTCTCTTATTGGATTTTACTTTGTATCTGACTACATGTTGAGTGGAGCGAATGAGAAGAATTTATTTCTCGCGACTGTCGTAGGAGCAGTGATAACAGTTCTGATTATCATTGTGACGGAATATTACACTTCCACGAGTTATCGCCCAGTTCGTTCCGTCGCAAAAGCTTCTGAAACCGGTGCAGGAACAAATCTTATTATCGGACTTTCTGCGGGAATGGAAAGCACAATTCTTATTGTTCTCATTATTGTTGCCGGAATTATTGCCTCATACGCTTTTGGAGGCCTCTATGGAATCGCTATTGCTGCGGTTTCAATGCTTTCGACTACGGGAATGGTGATCGCAATGGATACCTATGGACCAATTACGGATAATGCCGGAGGAATTGCGGAGATGAGTGAACTTTCTTCCGATGTACGTGATGTTACCGATGCGCTTGATGCCGTGGGAAATACAACAAAAGCAGTGACCAAAGGATACGCAATTGGTTCAGCGGCACTCGCGGCGCTCGTGCTTTTTCAGGATTACAATGGAGCTCTCATAAATTCGGGAAAAGAGGTTCTCTTTGATCTTACGGATTATCTCGTTATTGTCGGATTATTCTTGGGAGGGCTCATCCCTTACGCGTTTTCAGCAGTTGCGATGAAAGCCGTTGGAAAAGCCGCTCATTCCGTTGTGGAAGAAGTGAGAAGGCAATTTAAAGAAATTCCGGGAATTATGGAGGGGAAAAATAAACCAGATTATCGGCAATGTGTTGATATTGTGACAAAGGCGGCGCTCAAAGAAATGATAGTTCCAGCGCTTATTGCTGTACTTTCTCCGCTCATTGTCGGATTTGTATTTGGACCAAAAACGCTTGGAGGACTTCTTATTGGAGTCATAGTTTCTGGACTGCTTATGGCGGTATCCATGGCAAATGGCGGAGCCACATGGGATAATGCGAAGAAATATATTGAAAAAGGAAATTTTGGCGGAAAAGGTTCTCCAGCGCATAAAGCCGCGGTTGTGGGAGATACTGTCGGAGATCCATACAAAGATACCGCAGGACCAGCGCTCAATGCTCTCATTAAGGTGATCAACACGATTGCGCTGCTCATTGCGGGATCAGTGGCGGCGTATGGAGGGATTTTGTAG
- a CDS encoding 7-carboxy-7-deazaguanine synthase QueE, with the protein MKISEIFYSIQGEGVNAGKRAIFVRFFGCNLSCSWCDTKYSWHPKYAEWKEMDLEEIVQKICSYNCTHVIFTGGEPSLFQKEILEIVEGVNVLRKAKNSPNDVETIHELSLQKNYTYEIETNGTRDLSKIDKFLSVVNVSPKLRNSVVRAADLPPLRAISKKYFYKFVIAQKSDIHEILEMQKKYNLKKILLMPEGSTREAQFQRVPMIQLLCKKYGFEYSPRLHIFLWDNQRGV; encoded by the coding sequence ATGAAAATATCAGAAATTTTTTACTCCATTCAGGGAGAAGGCGTGAATGCAGGAAAGCGGGCGATTTTCGTCCGCTTTTTTGGCTGTAATCTCTCTTGTTCATGGTGTGATACGAAATATTCGTGGCATCCAAAATACGCTGAATGGAAAGAAATGGATCTTGAAGAAATTGTACAAAAAATTTGTTCATATAATTGTACTCATGTTATTTTTACTGGTGGAGAACCATCGCTCTTCCAAAAAGAAATTTTGGAAATTGTCGAAGGCGTAAACGTTCTACGAAAGGCGAAAAATTCACCAAATGACGTAGAGACAATTCATGAATTGTCTCTACAAAAAAATTACACGTATGAAATCGAAACGAATGGTACTCGAGATTTGTCGAAAATAGATAAATTTTTGAGTGTTGTGAATGTTTCGCCGAAATTAAGAAATTCTGTTGTAAGGGCGGCAGATCTGCCGCCCCTACGGGCAATATCAAAAAAATATTTCTACAAGTTTGTAATTGCTCAAAAATCAGATATTCACGAAATTCTCGAAATGCAGAAAAAATATAATCTCAAAAAAATTCTGCTCATGCCAGAAGGATCAACTAGGGAGGCGCAATTCCAAAGAGTGCCTATGATACAATTGCTCTGTAAAAAATATGGGTTTGAATATTCGCCGAGGCTGCATATTTTTTTGTGGGATAATCAAAGAGGAGTTTAG
- the queC gene encoding 7-cyano-7-deazaguanine synthase QueC: MDIPILLIYSGGLDSTVLLHFLKNEGDEVQAISFSYGQKHSKEIQIAGENCRDLNVPHEILEIPMNRYFSGSLLQNGPEIPEGHYEDENMKQTVVPMRNLIFASIAAGYASSHGISCIALGVHSGDHAIYPDCRPEFISSLSETINLADWNHVEILTPFLHKKKDEIVKIGLDLKVDFSKTWTCYKGGEKPCGKCGSCTERNEAFKKNGTLDPLSEYF; this comes from the coding sequence ATGGATATTCCCATTCTCCTCATCTACTCAGGCGGTCTCGACTCAACGGTTCTCCTCCATTTTCTTAAAAATGAAGGAGATGAGGTTCAGGCGATTTCTTTTTCGTATGGACAAAAACATTCAAAAGAAATCCAAATTGCTGGGGAGAATTGTCGGGATTTGAATGTTCCGCATGAAATCCTAGAAATTCCAATGAATCGATATTTTTCCGGTTCGTTATTGCAAAATGGTCCAGAAATTCCCGAAGGCCATTATGAAGATGAAAATATGAAACAAACCGTCGTTCCGATGCGAAATCTTATTTTTGCGAGTATTGCTGCAGGATACGCTTCATCACATGGAATTTCTTGCATTGCGCTTGGAGTTCACAGCGGAGATCACGCCATTTATCCCGATTGTCGTCCAGAATTTATTTCATCACTTTCGGAAACAATCAATCTCGCCGATTGGAATCACGTTGAAATTTTGACGCCATTTCTCCACAAGAAAAAGGATGAAATTGTCAAAATTGGTCTTGACCTCAAAGTCGATTTTTCAAAAACATGGACGTGTTATAAAGGCGGCGAAAAGCCGTGCGGAAAATGTGGGAGTTGTACAGAAAGGAATGAGGCATTCAAGAAAAATGGCACTTTGGATCCTCTTTCAGAATATTTTTGA
- the queF gene encoding NADPH-dependent 7-cyano-7-deazaguanine reductase QueF translates to MKHTTFTHLGKNSDIASSPDEAKLERFENDAGDILVPFLCNEFTSICPVTGQPDFAKIEILYIPEKYGVESKSLKLYLMSYRNHGAFHESVTAQIFTDLWKFLQPKFLRVWSDFSVRGGISIKPILLKWKEKIRSEEKGIIKEMIENYDRLRYFDR, encoded by the coding sequence ATGAAGCACACGACATTTACTCATCTCGGCAAAAATTCGGATATTGCATCTTCTCCCGATGAAGCAAAACTCGAACGATTCGAAAATGATGCCGGAGACATTCTCGTTCCCTTTCTCTGCAACGAATTCACGAGTATTTGTCCAGTAACAGGTCAGCCAGATTTTGCCAAAATTGAAATTCTCTATATTCCGGAAAAATATGGAGTGGAAAGTAAATCGCTCAAGCTCTATCTCATGTCGTATCGAAATCATGGCGCATTTCATGAATCCGTGACGGCTCAAATCTTCACCGATCTCTGGAAGTTTCTCCAACCAAAATTTCTGCGCGTTTGGAGTGATTTTTCTGTGCGCGGAGGGATTTCCATAAAACCCATTCTCCTCAAGTGGAAAGAGAAAATTCGTTCTGAAGAAAAAGGAATCATTAAAGAAATGATCGAGAATTATGATCGACTCAGATATTTTGACCGGTGA